From Candidatus Binatus sp.:
CCAGGAATCAAGCAAGCCCGGCTTGCGGCATCAAGGTCGCTTACATCGATCAGCGCCTTGGCTCCGAGCGGAGACTGCGGCACGCGAGCGACGGAATTTGCCGTGAGGCCAAATGCCTGCCAATTATCAAGCCGGCCCGGACCGCCTGCTCAGATTAAATCGGTGCCGGCCGGTTCCTCGATCACCTTGTTTTCGAGCTTGCCGATTTTCTCGATCTCGATTCGGACCACGTCGCCCGCCCTGAGCCATTTGGGAGGATTCATCCCGGCAGCCACTCCGCCGGGCGTGCCGGTCGAAACGATCGTCCCCGGCAACAAGGTAAACACCGTTGACAGCGTCTCGATCTGTGCGAAGCAATCGAAGATCAGATTCCTGGTGTTCGAATGCTGGCGCTGTTCGCCGTTGACGAACGTGCGCAGGTCGAGCTTGTGCGGATCGCCAATCTCGTCCGGCGTTACGATCCATGGGCCAACCGGCCCGTGCGTATCGAACGACTTGCCCAGCGTCATCGTCGGCGCGCGGCGCTGCCAATCGCGCACGCTTACGTCGTTTACGATCACGTAACCCGCGATTACCTCGCGGGCGCGATCGCGCGGCACGTGACGGCATCGCCGGCCGATGACGAACCCGAGTTCGCCTTCGTAATCCAGCGCCGACGAGGCGCGCGGCAGATGAATCGGATCGTACGGTCCGGTCACGCAGCTCGATTGTTTGTTGAAGAACATCGGAAACTCGGGACGCTTCATTTTCGTTTCTTCGACGTGGTCCGCGTAGTTAAGGCCGATGGCGAGAAACTCCGGGGGGCGCGCGATCGGCGCCTCGAGCTTGACGCTCGCAAGCGCAATCCGGCGGGTGGAATTCTTCGCCGCGCCAATCGCGCGCTCGGCGGCGGGCGCCCCCGCCACGATGAAGGCGGTCATGTCGCGCGGCAACTCGGGCGCCGCGGCCGCAAGGTCAACGATCGAGTCATCGACGACGACGCCGATGCGCGTCGTGCCGCCATGGGTGAATGTTGCAAGTTTCATTGGACTACAGCCGTTATTGCAATGATTGACCCGCCAGACAATGGCCGGCGAGCGTTTCAGGATGGCAACGGCGCGGCATTCGACCGATGTCCCCCGGGGGCGGATCGGGCAATCTTGTACCGGGCGTCCACAATCGGCACAGTCTTCTTAACAGGGGCGCCGGCATGGGCGGCGGATGCCGAGTAGATTGCCGCGCGGCGCCCAAGGGAAACGACGTGACCAGGAACGGAAACTTTTTCAATCTCTACAATCACGATTTCGTCAGAATCGCGGTTGGAGTGCCGTCGGTTCGGGTCGCCGATCCCGCTTACAACGCCGAACATACCGTCGCGCTGATCCGTGAAGCCGCCGAGCGCAAGGCGGTGCTCGCACTGTTTCCGGAATTGGGGCTGAGCGCCTATTCGTGCGACGATCTGTTTGGGCAGCGGGCGCTGCTCGACGCATGCCTTGACGCAATCGCCGCGGTGGCCGAGGCGACGGCGAAGCTTTCGATCGTCAGCGTGGTCGGAGCGCCGCTCCAGATCGATCATCATCTGTATAACTGCGCGATCGTGATTCATCGCGGGCGGATTCTCGGCGTGGTGCCGAAGACGAATCTGCCCAACTACCGCGAGTTCTACGAACCGCGGCAATTTGCCTCGGCCGACGCCGCGACGCGCGACGAAATCGAGCTGGCCGGGACTCGCGCGGTTGCGTTCGGCAACAACCTCATCTTCCAGCACGAGCAGCAGCCGGGACTTACGATTCACGCCGAGATTTGCGAGGACTTGTGGGTTCCGATTTCGCCGTCGTCATACGCGGCGCTGGCGGGAGCGACGGTGCTGCTGAACCTGTCGGCGTCGAACATCACGATCGGCAAGGCCGACTACCGCCGCTCGCTGGTCACCGGCCAATCCGCGCGATGCATCGCGGCGTATGCATATTGCGCCGCCGGAGCGGGTGAATCGACGACCGATCTCGCCTGGGACGGCCACGCATTGATCGCCGAGAACGGCAACCTCGTCGCCGAGTCCGAGCGCTTCAAGGATCGGCCGCAAGTGGTCACCGCGGAAATCGATCTCGAACGGCTGTCGCAGGAACGGATGCGTCAGAACACGTTCGGCGACACGGCCGAGCGCGAGCGCGAGCGAGTGCGGCGCTTTCGGCGGATTTCATTTTCGGCGGAATTGCCGCGGCGCGCGAAGATGCTGCTGCAGCGGCGCTACGAGCGGTTCCCTTACGTGCCCTCGGATCCCGCAACTCGCGACGAGCGATGCGCCGAAGTCTTCGACATCCAGGTTCAAGGCCTGGCGACGCGGCTGCGCTCGACCGGCCTGGAACGAGTCGTGATTGGAATTTCGGGCGGAATCGATTCTACCCACGCGCTGCTGGTATGCGCGCGTGCGATGGATCGGCTCGGCTCGCCGCGCAAAAATATTCTTGCCGTCACTATGCCCGGCTTTGCCACCGGCGCGCGAACGCTCGATCAGGCGCGCCGCCTGATGAAGTCGCTCGGCTGCGCGACCGATGAAATAGACATTCGGCCGAGCTGCATGCAGATGTTCAAGGACATCGGGCATCCCTATGCCAAAGGCAAGAAAGTTTACGATGTCACGTTCGAGAACGTGCAGGCGGGCGAGCGCACCAGCCATCTTTTTCGATTGGCAAACCTGCGCGGCGGGCTGGTGGTCGGCACCGGCGACTTGAGCGAGCTCGCGCTGGGATGGTGCACCTACGGCGTCGGCGATCACATGTCGCATTACAGCGTCAATGCGAGCGTGCCGAAGACATTGATCCAGCATGTGATTCGATGGCTCGCGCAAACTGAAAGCCTCGGCCGCGAAACCAGCGCGACGCTGCTCAAGATTCTCGCCACTCCAATCAGCCCCGAGCTGATCCCCGGCGCCTCGGCGGACGGACATCCCAGCCACGACACCGAAGCGACGCTGGGCCCCTACGAGCTGCACGATTTCTTTCTCTACTACACGCTGCGCTTCGGATATCCGCCGCCGAAGGTCGCGTTCCTCGCTTACAACGCGTGGCGCGACAAGGACGCGGGCGAGTGGCCGGACATTGGGCGCGATCGCCGCAACCAGTACGACATCGCGACGATCAAGGGACATCTGCATACGTTTCTCTACCGCTTTTTTCAGTTGAGCCAGTTCAAGCGCAGTTGTATCCCCAACGCGCCCAAAGTCGGTTCGGGCGGATCGCTCTCGCCGCGCGGCGACTATCGGGCGCCCTCGGACAGCGAAGCGACCGCATGGCTCGAGCAATTGAAGTCGATCCCCGACAAAGAATAATCTCGCCATCGGTTTCGCGGACGGCTTGCAGGCGCTTCGCGATTCAGTGAAAGGTGAAAAGTGAAAAGTGAAATTGATCGACGACTTGAATTTCGAGTGGCACCGTGCGTGCACTCTGCGATGAGGGAGTGAGATGCCAAAGCCTTCGGGAACAATCTTTGCCTTACTGGCGCTGGCTGGCGCCGCCGCGCTCGCCACGCCGGCCGTCGCGCAGGAGTCCGCCGCTCCACAGGAATCGCCGTGGGCGATGCGTGCGCCGGCTGCTGTGCCGCAAGGGGCGCCGACCCATTCGGCCCAGCAAGTGGCGGCTGAGAAAGAGGCTGAGAAGGGTACGCCGCAGCAGCGGGAATTGGCGCACAAGCTGGTTTACGCCATGTACGCGAAAGATTTCGCCGCGATCAAGCAGCTGATCGCGCCATCCACGATGAAATGCATCGGCCACAACCAGAATTTTCTTGACGACCGGATAAGGAAGCAACTCGACCTTCCAATCAGCAAGAACTATCACCTGACGGTTACCAAACTGCCGCCGAATTTGATCAATGCGACGAAGTACGCCACCTACCCGATGCCGCCGACTCATCTGATGGGAATGGAATTTGTCACCGAGGACGGCGGCACCGCCACGGTGAACGAAATGATCGGCCAGGAAGATGGCAAGTGGTACGAGGCGCAGCCGTGTCCGACGGAACTTGGGATGCAACGGTTTGCCAAGCAGCAGCAGATGCGCGCTGCCGGCCGCGAACGGGCCAAGGCGGCGCTGGCGCGCATCCAGGAGCCGCTCAAGTCGCAACTGCTGGCGCTTATCGCCAAGCGCGATAATGCCCAAGCGTGGACGCTCTGCATGAAATCCCTGCACGTTGACTATCCGACCGCTCGGGGAATAGTCGATTTGCTCGCCGGTGGCGAAGCAGACTGAAGCCGGGGTGAAGTTTCTCGATCGCTTCGACGCTGAAGCTCGCCCCCGGCTCGCATAAGCGAACCCGCCGACGACTTGCCCGCGGCGCGAACGCTCTGTAAACTCGTGTCGCTTTCACTAGCGATGTAAAGGGTTCTCGCGTTTAGAGCAATCATCGCATCGCTTGTGCCGCTCGGACAAGTTGCAATTCGTGAAAAAGACGATCTCGACGCGATCCGTCGTAGTCGCATCCAAGGACCAGATTTCCTGCGATCTCGAGGGTGAGGCCGCCATTCTGAATCTCAAGAGCGGGACCTACTTCGGACTGGACCCGGTTGGCGCCACGATTTGGAGCTTGATTGTGCAACCGCGCCGAGTGGCCGAGATTCGCAACGCATTAATCGATCAATTCGACGTCGAAGCCGAGCGATGCAGCCGCGATCTGCTGCAACTGCTTGGCGAACTCCACGCGCATGGCCTGATACAGGTCCTCGACGAGCTGGCGCCGGATGATCGGGGCTCGGATGAACAAAATAGCTAAGTTCTTCGCGTTGCCCGCGCCGGATCGGACGCTTCTGTTTCAGTCGCTGGCGGCGATTGTGGCGATGCGTGCCGGCGTGTGGACGTTGCCGTTTGGTCGTGCGCGCCGGCTGGCTGACGCGATGAGCCATCCGATGCGCGCAAACTCCGACGCCGCTCGCCCGTCACCTGAAAAAATCGCGTGGGCCGTCGCCACCGCCAGCCGGGCCGTCCCCAGCGGCGGCAACTGCTTGGTTCGCGCGCTCGCGACCGGCATCGTGCTCAAGCGCTACTGCTATCCCAGCGAACTCAAAATCGGGGTGATGAAACCGGCCGATGGCCATTTCGGCGCTCACGCATGGCTCGAGAGCGGCGGCGTCGTGGTGATCGGAGATTTCGAACTTGATCGATACATGCCGCTTGGCGGGCCGGACTCCGTTGGCCGATAGCCCCGCAAACCCGCCGGCGAAGGGCACGCTTGCGGCGTATCTCGCGATGCTGGTGCGGGTTTCGCGCTGGCATTTGATCGCTGTGGTCATCGTGATGGTCCTGTTTTCGTTGAGCGAGGGGATCGGCTTCGCGCTGCTGCTTCCCACCCTGCAAGTGGCCGGCTTTAATCTGGCCGGACAGGGCCAGGCCGGACGCTACGCGGCGATCGTTTCCAACGCCTTCATTGCGGTGGGGCTGCGCCCGTCGCTGATTCTTCTGCTGGGCGTATTCGTGATGCTGGTTGGCGCGCGAACGGTGCTGGGGCAGATGCAGAACGTGTGGACTTATTCGGTCCAGCAGGAAGTCGAGCATCATCTGCGCCGTCGCCTCTACCGTGCGATTGCGGATGCGAACTGGTTGTTCGTATGCCGTAGCCGGGCTTCGGATTTCACTCACGCGCTGACCTCTGAAGTCAGCCGAATCGGCAACGGCACGAATTTCGCCCTGGTATTCACCGGCGAAGTTGCGATCGGGATGCTCTACATGGCGATCGCGTTTGCGCTGTCGGCCGGAATGACGGCATTGGTGCTAATCTCCGGCGCGCTTCTGGCGTTCGCTTTTCGCGGCCGCACGCATGCGATCGAAAGCCAGGGCGAGGAGGTCTCCGCAACCAACAAGTCGCTCTACGCCGCCACCATCGAGCATTTGCAGAGCCTCAAAGCGGCCAAGACCTATGGCGCCGAAGCGCGTAATTTTTCGATTTTCTCCGAGCTGAGCGCCGACGTTGCCCGAGCCAACGTGGACGGTACGCGTCAGCAGGCGATCGCCGCGACCTGGTTCGAGCTGGGCTCGGTGGTAATCCTCGCGGTGGTGCTGTTCGTGTCGATTCAAATCCTGGCGGTGCCGCCGGCCTCAATTCTGATCCTGTTGCTGCTGTTCGCGCGCGTGATGCCGCGAATCATGAGCGGCCAGTATCACTACCGCGCCTTCGTCAACGCGCTGCCATCGTTCGCCAACCTGCTGGATATCGAAACCCGATGCGCCGCCGCCGCCGAGCCGGCGGTGCATCCGCACGATCGGCTCTCGCTCACGCGCGAACTTGCCGCTGACGGCGTATCGTTTACCTACAGCGAGGGACGCGTGCCCGCGGTCAAAGATTTGAGCCTGGTGATTCCGGCGGGGAAGATCGTCGCGCTGGTGGGGCCGTCGGGCGCCGGCAAGAGCACCATCGCCGACATTCTGATGGGCCTCGTCGCGCCCGACTCGGGGACGCTCAGACTCGACGGCCGGACGCTCGGACCCGAAGGCGTGCGCGGATGGCGCGATCAAATCGGCTACGTGGCGCCCGACACGTTTCTTTTTCACGACACGATTCGTGCAAACCTCAAATGGGCGCGCCCCGACGCCAGCGAGGAGGAAATGCTCGCGGCGCTTCGACAGGCGTCCGCTTTCGATTTCGTCGCCGGACTAAGCGACCGGCTCGATACTGTCGTCGGCGATCGTGGAATTTTGCTGTCGCAGGGAGAGCGCCAACGCCTCGCGCTGGCGCGCGCATTCCTGCGCCGCCCTTCGATGTTGATTCTCGACGAGGCGACCAACAGCCTCGATTCTGAAAACGAAGGACGGGTGCTCGATGCGATCGAAAGCCGCCGCGGCGAACTCACCGTCGTGCTGATCGCGCATCGCCTCTCGACCATCCGATGGGCCGATCTGATTTACGTCGTCGAAGGCGGGAAGGTGGTCGAGTCGGGCAATTGGTCGTCGCTTAGCGCGCTGCGCGACGGCCGTTTCCGCGCGCTATGGGAAGCGCAGAGTCTGACCGTCTGATCGAGATCCAACCCGCATTCACGTCGCATTCTATTAATCCGCGACTAATTTTTCCGACCGGTCCCTGAACCAGGATGACGCCGCTCGTGGACGTACGCGTGTGCTCGCGCGGATGCCGCTCCGCGACGGCATAGACTTGGGGTTCGCTCACTGCGGCCTGTCTTGGAGATAGGTGGTGCGAGAGGGGGGACTTGAACTCCCACGCCTTGCGGCACCGGATCCTAAGTCCTTAACCTGATGTTTTCCGAGATCAGCTCATGTCATATAATGCAGGAAATATAAGGGTTTTTGGCCAACTGACATCATCTCAGATCCTGTGGATAAATCCGGAAGTGGGCACTAAGTGGGCACTGAGCGCACTCATTTATCGAGCGCCTATACATCCAGAGATATTGACGAATGGATGGATAAACGTACATACTTAATGAGCCCAGCGGCTGAGACCTAAATGCGGATAGCGGGATTCGACTGGGATGAAGGCAACCGGTCCAAGTGCCAGAAGCACGGCGTTTCGACGGCCGCGATAGAATCCCTATTTCACAGGCCGATCGCCGTTCTACCGGATCCCCTGCACTCGAAACCTGAGGAACGCTTCAAAGCAATTGGCAAGACCGATAAAGGGCGCGGGATTTTCGTCGTGTTCACCTTGCGGACGCAGCGCGGCAAAACACTCATTCGGCCGATCAGCGCACGGTACATGCACAGGAAGGAAATGGACCACTATGAAAAAGAAACTGCCACGCTTCCGAAGCGATAAAGAAGCCGAGGACTTTGTCGAAAAGGCCGATCTGACCGAGTACGACTTGTCCGCGATGCGACCGATCCGCTTCGAGTTTCAGCCCAAGAGCGAGCGAGTCAACATGCGCGTGCCCCGGCAACTGCTCGATGCGGTGCGGGCCTCCGCGGCCAAGGCGGGAGTTCCCTACCAGCGCTTCATCCGCCAGGCGCTGGAGGACGCGGTACAGCGGAAACGTGCGTGACATCGGACACTTTTGGACACTTTTCGGCGTCGCGAAGATTGCGATTTTTGGCTCGGGTTCACGCGCACTGCGCGTAGTCTTTTCCGGTCAGCAATGCGAGCGAGCAGGACAAATGCTTGTGCGGGATCTTTTCGGAATGCACAATTGCTCCTCCAACGCCGGGAGCACAGGGAGGCTCACAGAAGGTGGCAGCGTGGGATCGCCAATTCGTAAAGAAATTGTGGGAGCGGGTTGATCGAGGAGAACGATACGACTTTCCCACTGGCCCGATGGCCCAAGAACGATTGCGCGATATCTTGCCGGCGCTTCCTGTCGATTTCTTCCAGCGATATCCAGAACAACTGAACAGACCCTTGCGCGAAGAGTTGGCACCACACCTTAAGGCGGGTGATCAACGTTCTGTGTCACTAGCTCGTTGGATCATCAGAGACTGGGGCGGCATCAAGAGAGGAGTTCAAGCGATACCGGAATGGATGGAGACATTCGGCGACTTTAACGAGATGATCATCACGGCGTTCATCGCCAATAGTGGTACTACGCGGATATCGTCCTGGAGTAAGCTGCTCGCCTTTGCCAATCACGAGAACCACGCCATTTACGATGCTCGGACATCGGTCGCACTTAATTGCGCACTCCGCAACTTGGGAGACAGCCGCCAGTTCTACATGCCGCTTGGACAAAATGAGACTATCAACGATGCGCGGCGGCGCGTATTGAACGATGTTCCTGAGCCGAGGCGACCCGTTGGGTACAAGGATTATATAGAGCTTCTGAACACTGCCGTCGCATGTAAATTGTCGAACTCCATTCTCGCCGCGGAGATGGTGCTCTTCGCGAACGCTCCGTGTGTCGCCCGACAGTTCGTTGCGGACGGAAGCGAACAGCGCACCCCGTAAACGAGCCGGACCGGCCAGTCGGACCACGCGTCGCACGCAGTTACCATCGAACTGCGCCTGACCAGACCATCTGCTGAACTTTCCCACACGGCACTAATTTTCG
This genomic window contains:
- a CDS encoding PqqD family protein, coding for MKKTISTRSVVVASKDQISCDLEGEAAILNLKSGTYFGLDPVGATIWSLIVQPRRVAEIRNALIDQFDVEAERCSRDLLQLLGELHAHGLIQVLDELAPDDRGSDEQNS
- a CDS encoding BrnT family toxin, with the translated sequence MRIAGFDWDEGNRSKCQKHGVSTAAIESLFHRPIAVLPDPLHSKPEERFKAIGKTDKGRGIFVVFTLRTQRGKTLIRPISARYMHRKEMDHYEKETATLPKR
- a CDS encoding fumarylacetoacetate hydrolase family protein; translated protein: MKLATFTHGGTTRIGVVVDDSIVDLAAAAPELPRDMTAFIVAGAPAAERAIGAAKNSTRRIALASVKLEAPIARPPEFLAIGLNYADHVEETKMKRPEFPMFFNKQSSCVTGPYDPIHLPRASSALDYEGELGFVIGRRCRHVPRDRAREVIAGYVIVNDVSVRDWQRRAPTMTLGKSFDTHGPVGPWIVTPDEIGDPHKLDLRTFVNGEQRQHSNTRNLIFDCFAQIETLSTVFTLLPGTIVSTGTPGGVAAGMNPPKWLRAGDVVRIEIEKIGKLENKVIEEPAGTDLI
- a CDS encoding ABC transporter ATP-binding protein gives rise to the protein MADSPANPPAKGTLAAYLAMLVRVSRWHLIAVVIVMVLFSLSEGIGFALLLPTLQVAGFNLAGQGQAGRYAAIVSNAFIAVGLRPSLILLLGVFVMLVGARTVLGQMQNVWTYSVQQEVEHHLRRRLYRAIADANWLFVCRSRASDFTHALTSEVSRIGNGTNFALVFTGEVAIGMLYMAIAFALSAGMTALVLISGALLAFAFRGRTHAIESQGEEVSATNKSLYAATIEHLQSLKAAKTYGAEARNFSIFSELSADVARANVDGTRQQAIAATWFELGSVVILAVVLFVSIQILAVPPASILILLLLFARVMPRIMSGQYHYRAFVNALPSFANLLDIETRCAAAAEPAVHPHDRLSLTRELAADGVSFTYSEGRVPAVKDLSLVIPAGKIVALVGPSGAGKSTIADILMGLVAPDSGTLRLDGRTLGPEGVRGWRDQIGYVAPDTFLFHDTIRANLKWARPDASEEEMLAALRQASAFDFVAGLSDRLDTVVGDRGILLSQGERQRLALARAFLRRPSMLILDEATNSLDSENEGRVLDAIESRRGELTVVLIAHRLSTIRWADLIYVVEGGKVVESGNWSSLSALRDGRFRALWEAQSLTV
- a CDS encoding lasso peptide biosynthesis B2 protein; this encodes MNKIAKFFALPAPDRTLLFQSLAAIVAMRAGVWTLPFGRARRLADAMSHPMRANSDAARPSPEKIAWAVATASRAVPSGGNCLVRALATGIVLKRYCYPSELKIGVMKPADGHFGAHAWLESGGVVVIGDFELDRYMPLGGPDSVGR
- a CDS encoding NAD(+) synthase yields the protein MGGGCRVDCRAAPKGNDVTRNGNFFNLYNHDFVRIAVGVPSVRVADPAYNAEHTVALIREAAERKAVLALFPELGLSAYSCDDLFGQRALLDACLDAIAAVAEATAKLSIVSVVGAPLQIDHHLYNCAIVIHRGRILGVVPKTNLPNYREFYEPRQFASADAATRDEIELAGTRAVAFGNNLIFQHEQQPGLTIHAEICEDLWVPISPSSYAALAGATVLLNLSASNITIGKADYRRSLVTGQSARCIAAYAYCAAGAGESTTDLAWDGHALIAENGNLVAESERFKDRPQVVTAEIDLERLSQERMRQNTFGDTAERERERVRRFRRISFSAELPRRAKMLLQRRYERFPYVPSDPATRDERCAEVFDIQVQGLATRLRSTGLERVVIGISGGIDSTHALLVCARAMDRLGSPRKNILAVTMPGFATGARTLDQARRLMKSLGCATDEIDIRPSCMQMFKDIGHPYAKGKKVYDVTFENVQAGERTSHLFRLANLRGGLVVGTGDLSELALGWCTYGVGDHMSHYSVNASVPKTLIQHVIRWLAQTESLGRETSATLLKILATPISPELIPGASADGHPSHDTEATLGPYELHDFFLYYTLRFGYPPPKVAFLAYNAWRDKDAGEWPDIGRDRRNQYDIATIKGHLHTFLYRFFQLSQFKRSCIPNAPKVGSGGSLSPRGDYRAPSDSEATAWLEQLKSIPDKE
- a CDS encoding BrnA antitoxin family protein; translation: MKKKLPRFRSDKEAEDFVEKADLTEYDLSAMRPIRFEFQPKSERVNMRVPRQLLDAVRASAAKAGVPYQRFIRQALEDAVQRKRA